Proteins encoded in a region of the Paenibacillus pedocola genome:
- a CDS encoding MFS transporter: MSNLAVTEIVTEETPGKLSLKERLGYAVGDLSTNIIWTAITTFLTFFYTDIVGISAGVVGTIFLLTRFLDGVVDIGIGVLVDRTNSKHGKARPWIKWMAVPFGLSVMVLFTAPDLGNTGSIVYAAVTYFIVTVIYSAINIPYAALNSLMTQDSYQRSLLNITRMTLSLLGGVMISIITMPVVNAFGGGKSGWALTFGIIGILSPILYWITYRTSKERVKPVVVKKAIPLRKGLRALGRNKYWLIVLVFNVFLFLSTGVSSALNIYYAQYILHNPALVGSLSLAGLVPLIIGIVLSAPLIKRIGKRNTILAGAILSAVGSVIVFIDPTNFMLIMVSTVIKTLGVAPAVATGSALLADTVEYGEWKTGARTEGLIFSGASLAPKIGSGIGGAMVGWVLSAGGYVGGMETQPDSAISAIKVLYIVVPLILVILQIILMFFYSLEKKLPAIIKELDQIAGKEN; the protein is encoded by the coding sequence ATGAGTAATTTGGCTGTAACGGAGATCGTCACGGAAGAAACCCCGGGCAAGCTATCGCTCAAAGAACGTCTGGGTTATGCCGTCGGCGATTTATCGACGAATATTATATGGACCGCAATCACGACATTCCTTACCTTCTTTTACACCGATATTGTCGGAATCTCGGCAGGAGTCGTTGGTACAATCTTTCTGTTAACTCGTTTCCTGGACGGCGTCGTAGACATAGGAATCGGTGTGCTGGTCGACCGGACCAACAGCAAGCACGGCAAAGCCCGTCCATGGATTAAGTGGATGGCAGTACCTTTCGGTCTATCGGTGATGGTGCTGTTTACGGCACCGGATCTCGGCAATACAGGATCAATTGTCTATGCAGCCGTTACTTATTTTATTGTTACGGTCATCTACTCTGCTATCAACATTCCATATGCTGCATTGAATTCTCTGATGACACAGGATTCCTACCAGCGCAGTCTGCTGAATATTACACGGATGACTCTGTCGCTGCTCGGCGGCGTAATGATAAGTATCATCACAATGCCTGTAGTGAACGCATTCGGAGGCGGGAAGTCCGGCTGGGCGTTAACATTCGGAATTATCGGGATTCTGTCACCGATCCTCTACTGGATTACCTATAGAACATCCAAAGAGCGTGTGAAGCCCGTTGTTGTCAAAAAGGCTATTCCCTTGCGTAAAGGATTGAGGGCGCTGGGCCGTAATAAATATTGGCTCATCGTCCTCGTGTTCAACGTGTTTCTGTTTCTGAGTACTGGAGTCAGTTCGGCACTCAATATATACTACGCTCAATATATTTTGCATAATCCCGCTCTGGTAGGCTCTCTTTCTTTGGCCGGCCTGGTACCCTTAATTATCGGTATTGTGCTCTCTGCCCCGCTTATTAAAAGGATTGGCAAACGGAATACGATTCTGGCGGGGGCTATATTGTCGGCAGTGGGTTCAGTGATAGTCTTTATCGACCCTACAAATTTCATGCTTATTATGGTCAGTACGGTGATTAAGACTTTGGGTGTAGCCCCCGCGGTTGCCACCGGATCAGCCCTTTTGGCAGACACCGTAGAATATGGGGAGTGGAAGACAGGCGCGCGCACAGAAGGCCTTATTTTTAGCGGAGCCTCTCTTGCACCCAAAATCGGCAGCGGCATTGGAGGTGCGATGGTCGGATGGGTACTGTCGGCCGGTGGATATGTGGGCGGGATGGAGACTCAGCCGGATTCGGCGATTTCAGCAATCAAAGTGCTGTATATTGTCGTTCCGCTGATCCTGGTTATCCTCCAGATCATATTAATGTTCTTTTATAGTCTGGAGAAAAAACTGCCGGCCATCATTAAGGAGCTGGACCAGATCGCCGGTAAGGAAAATTAG
- a CDS encoding TetR/AcrR family transcriptional regulator: MLQLDRMVGLEGVIRIKGRSDGEETKKRIVQQAAQLFVQKGYAAVTMNEVCTAAKVSKGSLYHHFPSKDELFLYVVEDDTEQWLSEWENIQSRLSGVEERLYALGEHYANDFQNPLIRGLEEYARSRTHSDEIYERLTRLYESGASACRNLLKEGMDSGYLIRRDLDHYVVIVSGMLEGIGRVSEITAPSEGPEEIMKYYRDAISLLLQGMRAR; the protein is encoded by the coding sequence ATGCTACAATTAGACCGGATGGTCGGTTTAGAGGGGGTTATCAGGATAAAAGGACGCTCGGATGGAGAAGAAACGAAGAAACGGATTGTGCAGCAGGCTGCGCAGCTGTTTGTGCAGAAGGGGTATGCAGCTGTAACCATGAATGAGGTCTGTACAGCGGCTAAGGTAAGCAAAGGGAGCCTGTATCACCATTTTCCCAGCAAGGATGAGCTATTTCTGTATGTGGTTGAAGACGATACCGAGCAGTGGCTTTCGGAGTGGGAAAACATTCAAAGCAGACTCAGCGGTGTAGAAGAGCGCCTTTATGCGCTCGGTGAGCATTACGCGAATGATTTTCAGAATCCGCTAATCCGCGGACTTGAGGAATATGCAAGATCCCGTACCCACTCGGATGAAATTTATGAGCGGCTCACACGGCTGTATGAATCCGGTGCATCGGCCTGCCGCAATCTGCTCAAGGAAGGCATGGATTCGGGCTACCTGATCCGGAGGGACCTGGATCATTATGTTGTGATCGTCAGCGGGATGCTGGAGGGGATTGGCAGAGTCAGCGAGATTACGGCACCCTCGGAGGGGCCAGAGGAGATTATGAAGTACTACCGGGATGCCATCAGCCTGCTGCTGCAGGGAATGCGTGCCAGATAG
- a CDS encoding MFS transporter — protein sequence MSLLLRNRGAMLMLMISIFLTFTGIGLVVPILPTYMNELHIGGSVVGMLVAAFSLTQLIVSPLAGRLSDRMGRKRIIVLGLIVFAFSELAFGVAHQPWMLFVARMLGGIGAAMIMPAVMAYVADTTSMDERAKGMGLINAAITTGFIIGPGIGGYLAEFGIRVPFFAAAVAAAFVAIITFILLPESRAAAVHDPASAQQKNESLAAQLLRSYREPYFIGLIIVFVMSFGLANYETVFGLFVDHKFGFTPKDIAFVLTFGSIAGAVVQLTVFSWILNRFGENRVISVCLLASGVFILLTLFVHGYFAIMAVTFIVFLAMDILRPAVGTQLSKMAGESQQGFVMGMNSAYTSLGNIAGPIVAGILFDLDINFPYGAAALVLVLCFLMSLGTGKRMARRSLQAK from the coding sequence ATGTCACTACTGTTAAGAAACCGCGGCGCGATGCTGATGCTGATGATTAGTATATTTTTGACCTTTACCGGGATTGGCCTGGTTGTTCCGATTCTGCCTACTTACATGAATGAGCTGCATATCGGGGGTAGTGTTGTCGGGATGCTGGTGGCTGCATTTTCGCTGACCCAGCTGATCGTCTCACCGCTTGCCGGCAGGCTGTCTGACCGGATGGGCCGCAAAAGAATTATTGTCCTGGGACTGATTGTTTTTGCGTTCTCCGAGCTGGCCTTTGGGGTAGCCCATCAGCCGTGGATGCTGTTCGTGGCCCGGATGCTCGGCGGCATCGGAGCGGCGATGATTATGCCTGCAGTTATGGCGTATGTGGCGGATACCACTTCCATGGATGAACGGGCCAAGGGTATGGGACTGATCAACGCGGCCATAACTACTGGGTTTATTATCGGACCGGGAATCGGCGGCTATCTGGCCGAGTTCGGCATCCGGGTGCCGTTCTTCGCGGCTGCCGTAGCGGCGGCGTTTGTAGCTATCATCACGTTTATTTTACTGCCGGAGTCACGTGCTGCTGCGGTTCATGACCCTGCTTCTGCACAGCAAAAGAATGAGAGTCTTGCAGCCCAACTGCTGCGTTCTTACCGTGAGCCGTATTTTATCGGACTGATTATTGTGTTCGTCATGTCCTTCGGCCTAGCGAATTATGAAACGGTGTTTGGACTGTTCGTCGATCATAAATTCGGCTTCACCCCTAAGGATATCGCATTTGTACTGACCTTTGGCTCGATTGCCGGTGCTGTGGTTCAGCTGACTGTCTTTAGCTGGATTCTGAACCGTTTTGGTGAAAACCGGGTGATCTCCGTCTGCCTGCTGGCTTCGGGTGTATTCATTCTGCTGACCCTGTTTGTCCATGGGTATTTTGCAATCATGGCCGTGACATTCATCGTGTTCCTGGCCATGGACATTCTGCGTCCGGCTGTCGGCACACAGCTGTCCAAAATGGCCGGTGAGTCGCAGCAGGGCTTTGTGATGGGCATGAACTCTGCCTATACGAGTCTAGGCAACATTGCCGGTCCGATTGTTGCTGGAATCCTGTTCGATCTGGACATTAATTTTCCGTACGGTGCAGCTGCGCTTGTGCTGGTTCTGTGCTTCCTGATGTCGCTTGGCACCGGTAAGCGGATGGCCCGGCGCAGTCTGCAGGCGAAATAA
- a CDS encoding Tex family protein: MQEDAAIRQEQELILAAIAKELGISLRQVRTTVGLLDEGNTIPFIARYRKEMTGELDENALRDIEERLGYLRNLGDRKKDVIRSIEEQGKLTPELHQQIMKAVKLQEVEDLYRPFKQKRKTRASVAKEKGLEPLADWVMEQRRQGSPLEEAAKYIDADKGVESAELSLQGAMDIIAENIADDPAIRAWVRQYTASQGILVSEAKDAAQESVYENYYSYREPVHKMPPHRILAINRGEREGVLKVGIEVVPDKIHAFITRKLIKGPSPVKELLEAVTEDSYKRLIAPSVEREVRGEMTEKGETQAISIFSGNLRSLLLQPPVRGRNVLGVDPAYRTGCKLAVVDDTGKLLEVAVTYPTPPNNKKKEAAAKFKELIAKYGIQLIVIGNGTGSRETEQFTAEVIAEIGDPELAYLIVNEAGASVYSASKLAAEEFPDLDVAERSAASIARRVQDPLAELVKIDPKAIGVGQYQHDVSQKHLEESLKAVVESAVNHVGVDVNTASPSLLSYVAGVNATIAKNIVKFREENGKFTTRKQLQKVPRLGAKSYEQCIGFLRIPGGDNTLDRTPIHPESYPVVDRLFRELGLDVAKLGSKEVAAQLEAQDAAELAVKLDVGVPTLRDILESLQRPGRDPREELPLPIFRTDVLKIEDLVPGMEMQGTVRNVIDFGAFVDIGIKNDGLVHISQLSGSFVKHPMDVVSVGDNVTVWVLGVDLKKGRVSLTMRQPREVAGSVK; the protein is encoded by the coding sequence CTGCAGGAGGATGCGGCTATCCGGCAGGAACAGGAACTGATACTCGCGGCAATTGCCAAGGAGCTGGGAATCAGCCTGAGGCAGGTGCGGACGACGGTAGGGCTTTTGGATGAAGGGAACACGATTCCGTTTATTGCGCGGTACCGCAAAGAAATGACCGGTGAGCTGGATGAAAATGCGCTGCGCGATATCGAGGAACGTCTGGGCTACTTACGCAATCTGGGTGACCGCAAGAAGGATGTCATCCGCAGCATTGAGGAGCAGGGCAAGCTGACCCCGGAGCTGCATCAGCAGATTATGAAAGCGGTCAAGCTGCAGGAAGTAGAGGATCTGTATCGTCCGTTCAAGCAGAAGCGTAAGACAAGAGCGAGTGTGGCTAAGGAGAAAGGGCTGGAGCCGCTGGCTGATTGGGTGATGGAGCAGCGCCGGCAGGGTTCTCCGCTCGAAGAGGCCGCTAAATATATAGATGCTGACAAAGGTGTGGAGAGTGCCGAGCTGTCACTGCAGGGTGCGATGGATATTATCGCCGAGAACATTGCTGATGATCCGGCCATCCGCGCGTGGGTCCGCCAGTATACAGCCAGCCAGGGGATTCTGGTCTCCGAGGCTAAGGATGCTGCGCAGGAGAGTGTATATGAGAACTACTATAGTTACCGCGAACCGGTACATAAAATGCCGCCGCACCGTATTCTCGCGATTAACCGCGGAGAACGGGAGGGTGTGCTGAAGGTCGGCATTGAGGTAGTCCCGGACAAGATTCATGCCTTCATCACGCGCAAGCTGATCAAAGGGCCGTCTCCGGTCAAGGAGCTGCTGGAAGCCGTAACGGAGGATTCCTATAAGCGGCTGATCGCACCGTCCGTTGAGCGTGAGGTGCGCGGGGAAATGACCGAGAAGGGGGAAACGCAGGCGATTTCGATCTTCTCCGGCAATCTGCGCAGCCTGCTGCTCCAGCCGCCGGTCAGGGGCCGCAACGTGCTCGGCGTGGACCCGGCTTACCGCACCGGCTGCAAGCTTGCTGTGGTGGACGACACCGGCAAGCTGCTGGAGGTGGCGGTCACGTATCCGACGCCGCCGAACAATAAGAAGAAGGAGGCGGCGGCCAAGTTCAAGGAGCTGATTGCCAAATACGGCATCCAGCTGATCGTTATCGGCAACGGCACCGGCTCGCGGGAGACGGAGCAGTTCACCGCCGAGGTCATCGCCGAGATCGGTGATCCGGAACTGGCGTACCTGATCGTTAACGAAGCGGGCGCCAGCGTCTATTCCGCCTCCAAGCTCGCGGCGGAGGAATTCCCGGATCTGGATGTGGCCGAGCGCAGCGCCGCATCGATTGCCCGCCGCGTGCAGGACCCGCTGGCGGAGCTGGTGAAGATCGACCCGAAGGCGATCGGGGTCGGGCAGTACCAGCATGACGTCTCCCAGAAGCATCTGGAGGAGAGTCTTAAGGCTGTCGTAGAATCAGCCGTTAACCATGTCGGCGTCGATGTGAACACGGCTTCGCCGTCTCTGCTCTCTTATGTAGCGGGAGTCAACGCCACCATCGCCAAGAATATCGTGAAGTTCCGCGAGGAGAACGGCAAGTTCACGACCCGTAAGCAGCTGCAGAAGGTGCCGCGCCTCGGCGCGAAATCCTACGAGCAGTGCATCGGCTTCCTGCGTATCCCCGGAGGGGATAACACGCTGGACCGGACGCCGATCCATCCGGAGTCCTATCCGGTGGTGGACCGGCTGTTCCGCGAGCTGGGGCTGGACGTTGCGAAGCTCGGCAGCAAGGAGGTCGCGGCACAGCTCGAAGCGCAGGATGCCGCCGAGCTGGCTGTGAAGCTGGATGTCGGCGTGCCCACACTGCGCGACATCCTGGAGAGCCTGCAGCGTCCGGGCCGCGATCCGCGCGAGGAGCTGCCGCTGCCGATCTTCCGCACCGATGTGCTGAAGATCGAGGATCTGGTTCCCGGCATGGAGATGCAGGGAACCGTCCGCAACGTAATCGATTTCGGCGCCTTCGTCGACATCGGCATCAAGAACGACGGGCTGGTGCATATTTCCCAGCTCAGCGGCAGCTTCGTCAAGCATCCGATGGACGTTGTCTCCGTTGGAGACAATGTTACCGTCTGGGTGCTTGGCGTGGACCTCAAGAAAGGCCGGGTCAGCCTGACCATGCGCCAGCCGCGAGAGGTTGCCGGAAGCGTGAAATAG
- a CDS encoding lmo0937 family membrane protein, producing the protein MLWGLIGLVIVAWLLGFIFDVMGGLIHILLIVALVLFVVNLFRGRSRN; encoded by the coding sequence ATGCTATGGGGATTAATCGGACTGGTAATTGTAGCATGGCTGTTAGGCTTTATCTTTGATGTTATGGGCGGTCTTATTCATATTCTGCTCATTGTCGCGCTGGTGCTGTTTGTAGTCAACCTGTTCCGGGGCCGTTCCCGGAATTAG
- a CDS encoding GntP family permease: MAFRRLFLLVNCTIHFVRSSIFFPVSSHYTESVFNKSCRGITMEGLTIGWYGALAGLAIAIILILRKLNPVYALFLGAIAGALIGGANLEQTVSVLVSGTQSVTGTVLRVLAAGVLAGVMMESGAAETIAQAIVKKFGGSKAILALALATMIITAVGVFIPVAVLIVAPIALSVGNKMGISKTALLLALSGGGKAGNIISPNPNTIAAARGFDLDLSHVMLAGLIPAVCGLIVTVIVASLLKKKGIMVTDEEALNGQVDTSKYPPLRKAIVAPLVAVILLMINPIGSLSGIEALSKFKVDALYILPVAGIIGMLAMGQGKKILQYTSSGLNKMTATVLILLGAGGIAGLISASDLSTQVVQLIQTAGISGTFLAPISGILMAAATASTSTGVILATGSFGQAILDMGTAPLAAAVMVHTGATVIDSLPQGNYFHVTADSMKMTIKQRMGLVPYEAIVGGTMAVVATIIYGFML; this comes from the coding sequence ATGGCATTCAGGCGCCTTTTTTTGTTGGTCAACTGCACAATTCATTTCGTCCGTTCATCAATATTTTTTCCGGTCTCCAGCCATTATACTGAAAGCGTGTTCAACAAGAGTTGTAGGGGGATAACGATGGAAGGTTTAACAATTGGTTGGTATGGAGCATTGGCGGGGCTGGCAATTGCCATTATTCTGATACTAAGAAAGCTGAATCCTGTTTACGCGCTGTTTCTGGGGGCGATTGCCGGGGCATTGATCGGCGGTGCCAATCTGGAGCAGACTGTAAGCGTTCTTGTGAGCGGTACGCAGAGTGTAACCGGCACGGTTCTGCGTGTACTCGCCGCCGGTGTGCTGGCCGGGGTGATGATGGAATCGGGGGCTGCTGAGACTATCGCCCAGGCGATCGTAAAAAAATTCGGCGGCAGCAAAGCCATTCTGGCCCTGGCTCTGGCGACGATGATTATTACCGCAGTAGGTGTCTTCATTCCTGTAGCGGTGTTGATAGTAGCTCCAATTGCACTGTCGGTAGGCAACAAAATGGGCATTTCCAAAACGGCCCTGCTGCTGGCGCTTTCGGGGGGAGGCAAGGCGGGAAACATTATTTCTCCCAATCCCAACACGATCGCCGCAGCCCGCGGATTCGATCTGGATCTCAGCCATGTGATGCTGGCCGGCCTGATTCCAGCGGTTTGCGGTCTGATTGTAACTGTAATTGTGGCTTCTCTGCTGAAGAAAAAAGGGATTATGGTCACCGATGAAGAGGCGCTGAACGGTCAAGTGGATACCTCCAAATATCCGCCGCTGCGCAAAGCTATTGTCGCACCGCTTGTTGCGGTCATTCTGCTGATGATTAACCCGATCGGCTCGCTTTCCGGAATCGAGGCGTTGTCTAAATTCAAGGTGGATGCGCTATATATCCTGCCGGTTGCCGGGATTATCGGGATGCTGGCTATGGGGCAAGGCAAGAAGATTCTGCAATACACTTCTTCCGGCCTCAATAAAATGACGGCAACCGTGCTGATCCTGCTCGGCGCCGGCGGCATTGCCGGTCTGATCTCCGCTTCGGACCTGTCCACCCAGGTGGTGCAGCTGATCCAGACTGCAGGCATCTCCGGCACCTTCCTGGCGCCGATTTCCGGGATTCTGATGGCGGCAGCTACCGCTTCAACATCAACGGGTGTTATTCTGGCTACCGGCTCCTTCGGGCAAGCCATTCTCGATATGGGTACAGCCCCGCTGGCGGCGGCCGTTATGGTCCATACCGGAGCCACTGTCATTGACTCGCTTCCGCAGGGGAATTACTTCCACGTGACGGCAGACAGTATGAAGATGACAATCAAGCAGCGCATGGGGCTGGTGCCGTATGAAGCGATTGTCGGCGGAACGATGGCAGTTGTGGCTACGATTATATACGGATTTATGCTGTAA
- a CDS encoding glycerate kinase family protein, protein MREKTFVLAPDSFKESMSAKEVCVAMEKGLRKVYPEAEYIHVPMADGGEGTVQSLVDASGGQMYSKEVTGPLGQPVTAQYGIMGDGLTAAIEMASASGIQLVDKADRNPLITTTYGTGELIKECLDRGIRSIIIGIGGSATNDGGTGMAEALGAKFLDAAGDGLPRGGGSLDRLASIDISALDERLQQVQLIVACDVTNPLCGERGASVVFGPQKGATPEWVRQLDANLAHYADVVKEQLGKDVRDLPGAGAAGGLGAGLMIFTQAVLQRGIEIVIEYTGLKQKLAAADLVFTGEGGIDFQTKFGKTPYGVASTAKASGKKVIALAGYIGEGIDTLYAEGIDAIFGIVPGAGELEKLLKDGPANVERTCENIARVLKLSELA, encoded by the coding sequence ATGAGAGAGAAAACCTTTGTACTGGCACCGGACTCCTTCAAAGAGAGCATGAGCGCCAAGGAAGTCTGCGTTGCAATGGAAAAAGGGCTGCGGAAGGTTTATCCCGAAGCTGAATATATCCATGTTCCGATGGCGGATGGCGGGGAAGGGACGGTGCAGTCCCTTGTGGATGCATCCGGCGGGCAGATGTATTCGAAGGAAGTGACGGGACCGCTGGGTCAGCCGGTTACTGCACAGTATGGCATTATGGGCGACGGCCTGACAGCAGCCATTGAGATGGCATCGGCCAGCGGAATCCAGCTCGTAGACAAGGCGGACCGCAATCCGCTGATCACCACCACCTATGGCACTGGGGAACTGATCAAGGAATGTCTCGACCGGGGGATCCGCAGCATCATTATCGGAATCGGCGGCAGCGCGACGAATGACGGAGGCACAGGGATGGCTGAGGCGCTCGGGGCAAAATTCCTTGATGCCGCGGGAGACGGGCTTCCGCGCGGAGGCGGCAGTCTGGACCGGCTGGCCAGCATTGATATTTCGGCGCTTGATGAGCGGCTGCAGCAGGTTCAGCTGATTGTGGCCTGCGATGTGACGAATCCGCTGTGCGGCGAACGGGGCGCATCTGTTGTGTTCGGGCCGCAAAAAGGCGCTACGCCTGAGTGGGTCCGGCAGCTTGATGCCAACCTGGCCCATTATGCGGACGTTGTAAAAGAGCAGCTGGGCAAGGACGTCCGCGACCTGCCGGGAGCGGGAGCTGCCGGAGGACTTGGCGCGGGACTTATGATCTTTACACAGGCGGTTCTGCAGCGGGGGATCGAGATTGTGATCGAATATACCGGACTTAAGCAAAAGCTGGCGGCTGCCGATCTGGTATTCACCGGTGAGGGCGGTATTGACTTCCAGACCAAGTTCGGCAAAACACCTTACGGCGTTGCCTCCACCGCCAAAGCCAGCGGCAAAAAGGTCATTGCCCTGGCCGGCTACATCGGCGAAGGCATTGATACGCTGTATGCTGAAGGCATCGATGCGATCTTCGGCATCGTTCCCGGCGCTGGCGAGCTGGAGAAGCTGCTGAAGGACGGTCCGGCCAATGTCGAACGGACCTGTGAGAATATTGCCAGAGTGCTGAAACTGAGCGAATTAGCATAG
- a CDS encoding CdaR family transcriptional regulator, whose protein sequence is MFQLTEKQAQEIVDKMMTDIPYNINIMNEKGIIIGSGTKERVGTVHQGAVKALSTGQMVEVWSDGRNERKGTNEPIVIGDTRVGVIGISGNPDEVRPFCNIVRTTVSLLIEQRNSLEDIANEANRKKAFLELLLSHQGAYTQKLRKEAAAYQLDLLLKTTVLLLRNFNPLEARAKLLLKHPSFRMEENSWLILVQNQQDCTPLIGQLLQGQPRALLATGKLEANIAESYRQAKSAMGILLALKPAGQVIHFAEHEFLVKLSHANLTGHAGTLVKLEDTADLLETLRSFINHNCSVAQTSEALNIHRNTLQYRLKRIESLTGKDPRNLLQLFELTYGLLALYK, encoded by the coding sequence TTGTTTCAGCTCACAGAAAAGCAGGCGCAGGAAATAGTAGATAAAATGATGACGGATATCCCCTATAACATCAACATTATGAACGAGAAGGGCATTATCATCGGCAGCGGAACCAAAGAGCGGGTCGGCACCGTTCATCAAGGCGCAGTCAAGGCGCTGTCCACGGGACAAATGGTCGAGGTCTGGAGTGACGGACGTAACGAGCGAAAAGGCACCAACGAACCGATTGTCATCGGCGATACCCGGGTCGGCGTCATCGGCATTTCCGGCAACCCCGATGAAGTCCGGCCTTTCTGTAACATTGTAAGAACCACTGTTTCTCTTTTAATTGAACAAAGAAACTCCCTTGAGGATATCGCCAATGAAGCCAACCGTAAGAAGGCGTTCCTGGAATTATTGCTCTCCCATCAGGGAGCCTACACGCAGAAATTGCGTAAGGAAGCCGCCGCCTATCAGCTTGACCTGCTGCTCAAAACTACCGTGCTGCTGCTCCGAAACTTCAACCCGCTGGAAGCACGAGCCAAGCTGCTGCTTAAGCATCCTTCCTTCCGGATGGAGGAGAACAGCTGGCTGATCCTGGTACAGAATCAGCAGGACTGCACACCGCTGATCGGACAGCTTCTCCAAGGACAGCCCCGGGCCCTCCTGGCCACTGGCAAGCTGGAAGCCAATATTGCTGAAAGCTACCGGCAGGCCAAATCCGCCATGGGCATCCTGCTGGCGCTGAAGCCCGCCGGGCAGGTCATCCATTTTGCCGAGCATGAATTTCTGGTGAAGCTGAGCCACGCCAACCTGACCGGCCATGCGGGCACCCTCGTAAAGCTGGAGGACACAGCCGACCTGCTGGAAACGCTGCGGAGCTTCATTAACCATAACTGCAGTGTCGCACAAACCTCAGAGGCGTTGAATATCCACCGCAACACGCTGCAATACCGGCTAAAGCGCATCGAGAGCCTGACCGGCAAAGATCCGCGGAATCTGCTGCAGCTGTTCGAGCTCACCTACGGTTTGCTGGCCTTGTACAAGTAA
- a CDS encoding S-layer homology domain-containing protein has translation MKKLSFQTNAKKLTIACGILAASVSLGTSAFAFSDMKGNAAEAKINALHSEGIVNGVTSDMFAPKAKVTFAQGIQFIVSGLKLTPTSGSAKASDYFDKVKDKSWYAAAFITAKQNGLSLDRTVDPNSSITRAQFAHLLTQALQSKGNFPVTMMYANISDGDKLTTEQMNSLQILVNTHIVTLGKDNTFRPTDPVTRSEAAVWIYDAAKFAKEVITPDDSTPAPAYEYEADVKLEKAGEGVNKATVTVSNLPNPGYGLSIERIEFGKNKTAVIYFKVTKPEPGKMYPQVISSASALAYLPEGYTAVAKSLTEATRSSASNSSK, from the coding sequence ATGAAGAAATTATCCTTCCAGACGAACGCTAAAAAACTAACGATAGCGTGCGGGATCCTGGCAGCAAGTGTATCTTTGGGAACATCGGCTTTTGCCTTTTCCGATATGAAGGGCAATGCCGCCGAAGCAAAAATCAATGCATTGCACAGTGAGGGGATTGTTAACGGGGTGACAAGTGATATGTTTGCGCCGAAGGCAAAAGTAACTTTTGCCCAAGGTATCCAGTTTATCGTCAGCGGCCTGAAGCTGACCCCGACTAGCGGCTCGGCCAAAGCAAGCGACTACTTCGACAAAGTGAAAGATAAATCCTGGTATGCAGCCGCCTTCATAACGGCCAAGCAGAACGGCTTATCCCTGGACCGGACGGTTGACCCTAACAGCTCTATTACTCGTGCCCAGTTCGCACACCTGCTGACCCAGGCGCTTCAGAGCAAAGGCAATTTCCCGGTAACGATGATGTATGCCAACATTTCGGATGGCGACAAGCTGACTACAGAGCAGATGAACAGCCTGCAGATTCTGGTCAACACGCATATTGTCACTTTAGGCAAAGACAATACCTTCCGTCCGACCGATCCGGTCACCCGCAGTGAAGCGGCGGTATGGATTTATGATGCAGCAAAATTCGCCAAAGAAGTAATTACTCCGGATGACAGCACTCCCGCTCCGGCCTATGAATACGAAGCAGACGTGAAGCTTGAAAAAGCCGGCGAAGGCGTTAATAAAGCTACCGTAACCGTCAGCAATCTGCCTAATCCGGGCTACGGCCTCTCCATCGAACGGATCGAGTTCGGCAAAAATAAGACGGCTGTGATCTACTTCAAAGTTACAAAGCCTGAACCCGGTAAAATGTATCCGCAGGTGATCTCCAGCGCATCGGCTTTGGCCTACCTGCCGGAAGGCTACACAGCAGTTGCTAAATCGTTGACCGAAGCCACCCGCTCGTCGGCCTCCAACAGCTCGAAATAA